From Methanomicrobiales archaeon HGW-Methanomicrobiales-1, a single genomic window includes:
- a CDS encoding YHS domain-containing protein, with protein sequence MAIDPICKMTVDEKTAKFTSEFKGKKYYFCAPGCKKKFDATPEKYA encoded by the coding sequence ATGGCAATCGATCCTATCTGTAAGATGACGGTTGATGAGAAGACTGCAAAGTTCACCAGCGAATTCAAAGGGAAGAAATATTATTTCTGTGCACCGGGATGCAAGAAGAAGTTCGATGCAACCCCGGAAAAGTACGCGTGA
- a CDS encoding ferritin: MISKTMEDALNKQVNREYYSAYLYLAMSAYFESANLKGFAKWMRIQAKEEQSHGDKILDYLMARSGKVTLGAIEAPKAKWASAGQVFEEVYAHEQKVTGMIHALVDLAIKEKDHATFEMLQWFVKEQVEEEEHSLAILEQIKCVGDVPGHLFYLDHELGKRG, from the coding sequence ATGATATCAAAGACTATGGAAGATGCATTAAACAAACAGGTAAACCGGGAGTATTACTCCGCATACCTGTATCTTGCAATGTCAGCCTACTTCGAATCCGCCAACCTGAAGGGTTTTGCAAAATGGATGCGAATCCAGGCAAAAGAAGAGCAGTCTCACGGGGACAAAATTTTAGATTATCTTATGGCACGGAGTGGAAAGGTCACTCTTGGTGCGATTGAAGCACCGAAGGCAAAATGGGCGTCTGCCGGCCAGGTCTTTGAAGAGGTCTATGCCCATGAGCAGAAGGTAACCGGCATGATCCATGCACTGGTGGATCTTGCTATTAAGGAAAAGGATCACGCAACCTTTGAGATGCTCCAGTGGTTTGTGAAAGAACAGGTCGAAGAAGAGGAGCATTCGCTTGCAATCCTTGAACAGATCAAGTGCGTTGGCGATGTGCCCGGCCACCTCTTCTACCTTGATCACGAACTTGGCAAGCGGGGATAA
- a CDS encoding 4Fe-4S ferredoxin, with translation MKSPVYFASLRAHSDQECTTAKVRRLFERAGFPELIAPHDKTALKLHFGEMGNDGFISPVYIRQVVEKVKECGALPFLTDTNTLYLGSRSNAVEHITTAILHGFDFAVCGAPVIIADGLSGKNVARVEIGKKHFSTVSIAGDIAAADSMVVLSHFKGHIVSGFGGAIKNLAMGCAPPEGKRAQHNARPFTLAENCTGCGSCTEVCPKSAIRIEDAKSVIDQELCIGCFECMHACPEHAIDIDWETEIPEFMERMVEYAYGATKGKEKKIGYMNFLIRITPDCDCFPFSDAPIVPDIGILASLDPVAIDAASFDLVNQQQGFTDTLLTAHHHAGEDKFKGVHAQTDGFRQIQYAEEIGLGNRAYDLIRI, from the coding sequence ATGAAAAGTCCGGTCTATTTTGCGAGCCTCAGGGCACATTCCGATCAGGAATGTACAACAGCCAAGGTGCGGCGGCTCTTTGAGCGTGCGGGATTTCCTGAACTCATTGCTCCTCATGACAAGACAGCACTCAAACTTCATTTCGGTGAGATGGGTAATGACGGGTTCATCAGCCCGGTCTATATCCGGCAGGTTGTGGAAAAGGTAAAAGAGTGCGGGGCATTGCCCTTCCTTACCGATACTAATACTCTCTATCTCGGGAGTCGTTCAAACGCGGTGGAGCATATCACGACTGCGATCCTGCACGGGTTTGATTTTGCAGTTTGCGGAGCTCCCGTCATTATCGCAGACGGGCTTTCAGGCAAAAATGTTGCCCGGGTTGAGATCGGCAAAAAACATTTCAGCACGGTTTCGATCGCCGGTGATATTGCTGCGGCTGACAGCATGGTTGTCCTGAGTCATTTCAAGGGACATATTGTATCCGGGTTTGGCGGTGCAATCAAGAATCTTGCCATGGGGTGTGCTCCCCCGGAAGGAAAACGTGCCCAGCACAATGCCCGCCCGTTCACGCTCGCTGAAAATTGTACCGGGTGCGGCTCATGCACGGAGGTCTGCCCGAAGTCAGCGATCCGCATTGAAGACGCCAAATCGGTGATCGATCAGGAACTCTGCATTGGTTGTTTTGAGTGTATGCATGCCTGCCCGGAACATGCGATCGATATCGACTGGGAGACCGAGATTCCGGAATTTATGGAACGGATGGTTGAATATGCGTATGGCGCCACGAAAGGAAAAGAGAAGAAGATCGGGTACATGAATTTCTTAATCCGCATCACTCCTGACTGTGACTGTTTCCCGTTCAGCGATGCCCCGATTGTCCCGGACATCGGCATCCTCGCCTCGCTTGACCCGGTTGCTATTGATGCCGCAAGTTTTGACCTGGTCAACCAGCAGCAGGGTTTTACTGATACCCTCCTTACGGCTCATCATCACGCAGGTGAAGACAAATTCAAAGGTGTCCATGCCCAGACCGATGGGTTCCGGCAGATCCAATACGCAGAAGAGATTGGTCTGGGCAACCGCGCTTATGATCTGATCAGGATCTAA